The following are encoded in a window of Lampris incognitus isolate fLamInc1 chromosome 15, fLamInc1.hap2, whole genome shotgun sequence genomic DNA:
- the tdrd6 gene encoding tudor domain-containing 6: protein MSSTTGVPEPGSEVTVLITTFNMNPHCVLLEFWGNLRPERKGDYLSLQKAIQSPRNVFREFEGNANDQCLVQVEDTWYRSRILSRDGFNYAVFLIDKGFTCNSTTNMLAWGEKEYFHLPPEVEFCVLSNILPLSPDGKWSPMAVEFLKSLCGKSVKSLVQDVLLPNRIVLLHIPSISQQMYEVGFAKELCPDRFKDYVLRSLQSHRNAPQVIGEKQLHFMYPELPVGTVETVVITEVTNPLRVFCQLKVFSQELRKLTDQITQHYEGRLALCPACSRVLGSPCASRGSDGRWYRSVLQQVLPADNVVEVLNIDYGKKQFVQVENVRQLATEFFRLPVVTYICSLHGIIDKGVGWTAAQIEYLKSLLQYKTMIAKFEYQSLSEGVYYVTFFREGCANINNLFGTNERCLLVCENSATDDAFCRTLCGLQHPVQQESQRNGSTDTQAVQDTGRKQIREKLPIEDLPIHSSHAAVVKCVCSPSEFWIQTQKYIGEFDELMDSISDLYMNSVGHIERNLTVGLYCAAKALDGVFHRAVVSEISEDQIKVLLVDYGNTELIHKSNVRALPDKFRELPQLAFKCRLAGVKPKGESWSHNAIDFFSKAVIAKALNVHVTAKCDDFYVVELIVFSAQGERDVSKMMCRSGYAERDEVQKSVQSKMMMPSADIPLAINPSDSCTNEGRAAVFKEHMFPIGSTINVKVSYIESPNDFWCQLIQNKVHLRLLMKAMQTYYADSHFKPFMETACVARDPDNGTWYRALVIRKHVTAHADVLFVDYGQTKTVLLQDLRKISPAFLNMKGQAFRCRLYNPVDPSIMKEWNEEATARFQEFVDNAATNGIILKCTIYAVMSNSEKVVFNVVNLESPFESVCTHIVHLAKSTPPKKASGPSLHLDTYYYSTHNIKTGMEEMVTVTCVNGINKFFCQLQRNMDVMEELRTKLNALCNSLKKDRLPTTFGSMCLAKYTDGCWYRGQINAIEPSVLVHFVDYGDTLEVDMLDLLPVPRETREITAVPVQAVQCGLSDIPTCVPDEVEVNSWFETNVMDKVFKAVVVAKEPDGKLLVELYYGKTQVNSKIKEKFHIGMHRKEQDICQKRKALEDSTSHTQKAPKAVPTLAMEMKDDNASPWPAPKPVCAVDENDQRVRDPTFELYRTLHHRQSSVVKPSTMRNSPGPTTAHTNQVKQNVLTELQKPLTNQLPYKESEDKGSYDHEPKIEVFPKITELPSKPITSGMEANVFVSYCNSPLSFYVQLVNEEDDIFSIVEKLNDRQSTSETIDIKDLHPCDLVEAEFTEDSSWYRAVVRETHGTGTATVEFIDFGNTAVLSSSKIRRLDKAFLQFPSYSTHCLLSKAAAAGKDVALDPAVVSTFKENVGSNGDKELKCRFIKQSGLIWEVSLEDCDISITSKKAPRDSTAFSQKSKQEDEKSGQGFSSREAPSKVSKINALPLRYHRLCLSKGEKLAAYVTAVNGPWSFWCQSADTNELDKITEGVSEIGSAVQDIPFDTNSLFPGSPCLALFADDGEWYRAEVIGKDGEMLSVLFVDYGNESQVCTENVREIPAVLVETSPQAFLCELEGFDASLGLWNDGATDEISRLLMDKLLQLTIQRISRNEEGETKYFVKEECEGQLLNDILKAYYEASQTEIKPDTTGVLISTSSCDSTLKEEAVPLQPLPKNPENPIYREVDGSLAFIEAEKGHGEEQQACFKQHGESVVFSAIDEASALTGVAVSTEAVKNSYESNGSVQSESFADEQLEERDKNPEEALAPSMNRTQKTSEKLFPLSEAMPDSAEFITTTSDKYVDKEFKSVITKMEVHSEDLATVIEDKSDLTPEAYDPTEQEAETGVAAIQEKALSMPKHKDDEPEDVTSLTEKACSAEVCIDPMIEAELVISEQPVHTAPSQNMESSLLNLMLLTIFQDLADDVFEEGGSYYAEDGFGK, encoded by the exons ATGTCTTCAACCACCGGAGTCCCTGAACCAGGATCTGAAGTTACAGTTCTCATAACGACGTTCAATATGAATCCCCATTGTGTCCTTCTGGAGTTCTGGGGTAACTTAAGACCTGAAAGGAAAGGAGACTATCTGTCCTTGCAGAAAGCCATCCAGTCACCGAGAAATGTATTTCGTGAGTTTGAAGGAAATGCCAATGACCAATGCTTAGTCCAGGTGGAAGATACATGGTATAGGTCACGCATATTGTCAAGAGATGGCTTCAATTATGCTGTGTTTCTTATTGACAAAGGGTTTACTTGTAATTCCACCACAAACATGCTGGCATGGGGAGAAAAAGAGTATTTCCACCTTCCACCTGAAGTAGAGTTCTGTGTGCTTTCTAACATACTACCCCTCTCACCTGATGGTAAGTGGTCTCCAATGGCAGTAGAATTTCTAAAATCGCTTTGTGGGAAGTCTGTGAAGTCATTGGTCCAAGATGTGCTGTTACCCAACAGAATAGTTCTCCTACACATCCCCAGCATATCTCAACAAATGTATGAGGTGGGATTCGCCAAGGAGCTGTGCCCTGACCGCTTCAAAGACTATGTGCTTAGATCACTGCAGTCCCACAGAAATGCACCTCAGGTAATTGGTGAAAAACAACTGCATTTCATGTACCCAGAACTGCCAGTTGGAACTGTGGAGACGGTCGTCATTACAGAAGTGACAAACCCTTTGCGGGTTTTCTGCCAGTTAAAGGTTTTCTCTCAAGAGCTGAGGAAACTCACAGACCAGATCACACAGCACTATGAGGGCAGGCTGGCGTTGTGTCCCGCATGTTCTAGAGTACTTGGATCTCCATGCGCTTCAAGAGGAAGTGATGGTCGGTGGTACCGGTCTGTGTTACAGCAGGTCTTACCTGCTGACAATGTGGTTGAAGTACTAAACATTGACTATGGAAAAAAACAGTTTGTTCAAGTAGAGAATGTAAGACAGCTGGCTACAGAATTCTTCCGTTTACCGGTGGTAACGTATATCTGTTCCCTCCATGGCATCATTGACAAAGGGGTGGGATGGACAGCAGCCCAGATAGAGTATCTCAAGTCCCTGCTCCAGTACAAAACTATGATCGCCAAATTTGAGTACCAAAGCCTCTCTGAGGGTGTTTATTATGTCACGTTCTTCCGGGAAGGTTGTGCCAACATTAACAATTTGTTTGGCACCAATGAGAGGTGCTTGCTGGTATGTGAAAACTCCGCTACAGATGATGCATTCTGTCGCACTTTGTGTGGACTCCAGCATCCAGTTCAACAAGAAAGTCAAAGAAATGGATCAACTGATACACAGGCTGTTCAAGACACGGGAAGGAAACAAATTCGGGAGAAGTTGCCAATAGAGGACCTGCCTATCCACTCCTCGCATGCAGCagttgtgaagtgtgtgtgtagcCCTTCAGAGTTCTGGATTCAGACACAGAAGTATATAGGGGAGTTTGATGAACTGATGGATAGCATCTCTGATCTCTACATGAATTCTGTCGGTCACATAGAGAGAAATCTAACTGTTGGTCTCTACTGTGCAGCCAAGGCACTAGATGGTGTTTTTCACAGAGCAGTTGTTTCTGAGATCAGTGAGGACCAAATAAAAGTGTTACTTGTGGATTATGGAAACACTGAACTGATACATAAGAGCAATGTCAGGGCTCTTCCTGACAAGTTCAGAGAGTTGCCCCAGCTTGCCTTTAAATGCAGGCTGGCTGGTGTCAAGCCAAAAGGTGAGTCATGGAGCCATAATGCCATCGACTTTTTTAGCAAAGCAGTCATTGCTAAAGCCCTGAATGTACATGTGACTGCTAAGTGTGATGATTTCTATGTTGTTGAGCTCATAGTCTTTTcagcacagggagagagggatgtcAGTAAGATGATGTGTAGGTCTGGCTATGCTGAGAGGGATGAAGTGCAGAAAAGTGTACAATCCAAGATGATGATGCCCTCTGCTGATATCCCTCTAGCAATAAATCCAA GTGATTCCTGTACAAATGAAGGCAGAGCTGCTGTCTTTAAGGAACACATGTTTCCGATAGGAAGTACAATTAATGTCAAAGTGTCCTACATTGAAAGCCCTAATGACTTCTGGTGCCAGCTAATACAAAATAAAGTGCATCTGAGACTGCTCATGAAAGCAATGCAGACATACTACGCTGACAGCCACTTTAAACCTTTTATGGAAACGGCATGTGTTGCTCGCGATCCGGATAATGGAACGTGGTACAGAGCTCTTGTAATTAGGAAACATGTGACAGCTCATGCAGACGTGCTCTTCGTTGACTATGGCCAAACAAAGACTGTGCTCCTGCAAGATCTAAGGAAGATCAGCCCAGCATTCCTGAATATGAAAGGTCAGGCTTTTCGATGTAGACTCTACAACCCTGTTGACCCATCAATCATGAAAGAATGGAATGAGGAAGCAACAGCCAGGTTCCAGGAATTTGTGGATAATGCTGCAACTAACGGTATTATTTTAAAGTGTACCATATATGCTGTCATGTCCAATTCGGAAAAGGTTGTGTTCAATGTCGTGAATCTAGAAAGTCCCTTTGAAAGCGTCTGCACCCATATTGTCCACCTTGCCAAGAGTACACCCCCGAAGAAAGCCTCTGGTCCTTCCCTCCATTTGGATACATACTACTATTCAACTCACAACATCAAGACTGGGATGGAGGAAATGGTTACTGTCACATGTGTCAACGGCATCAATAAGTTCTTTTGTCAGCTGCAGCGGAATATGGATGTCATGGAGGAGCTCAGGACAAAATTAAATGCATTATGTAATTCACTAAAGAAGGATAGGCTCCCCACAACTTTTGGATCTATGTGCCTTGCAAAGTACACAGATGGATGTTGGTACAGGGGGCAGATCAATGCTATAGAGCCATCAGTCTTGGTCCATTTTGTGGATTATGGCGATACACTTGAAGTTGACATGTTGGACCTGCTTCCGGTTCCCAGAGAGACTAGAGAAATCACGGCTGTACCTGTGCAAGCTGTCCAGTGTGGTCTCTCGGATATCCCTACATGTGTTCCAGATGAAGTTGAAGTAAACAGTTGGTTTGAGACTAATGTGATGGACAAAGTATTCAAAGCAGTAGTGGTGGCCAAAGAACCTGATGGTAAACTGCTAGTAGAGTTATACTATGGTAAAACTCAAGTAAACTCCAAGATCAAAGAGAAGTTTCACATTGGGATGCACAGAAAAGAGCAGGACATTTGCCAGAAAAGGAAAGCACTTGAGGACTCCACCAGTCACACACAAAAGGCTCCTAAGGCTGTTCCAACACTAGCTATGGAGATGAAAGATGACAATGCATCTCCATGGCCTGCTCCAAAGCCAGTGTGTGCAGTTGATGAAAATGATCAGAGGGTCAGGGATCCTACTTTTGAACTGTACAGAACTCTGCATCACAGGCAATCATCTGTTGTGAAACCAAGTACTATGAGAAATAGCCCTGGCCCAACAACAGCTCATACCAACCAAGTAAAACAGAATGTGCTCACAGAACTCCAAAAGCCTCTGACAAACCAGTTACCATACAAAGAATCTGAGGATAAAGGCAGTTACGACCATGAACCCAAGATTGAAGTCTTCCCTAAAATAACAGAACTGCCTTCAAAGCCCATAACGTCAGGTATGGAAgcaaatgtttttgtttcttaTTGCAACAGCCCACTGAGTTTCTATGTGCAGTTAGTCAATGAAGAGGATGATATATTTTCCATTGTAGAAAAACTGAATGACAGACAATCAACCTCTGAAACCATTGACATTAAAGACCTTCATCCCTGTGACCTCGTTGAAGCAGAGTTCACAGAAGATTCTTCATGGTATCGTGCAGTTGTAAGAGAAACCCATGGAACTGGAACTGCTACTGTTGAGTTTATTGACTTTGGAAATACAGCAGTGTTGTCAAGCTCCAAGATCCGCAGACTTGATAAAGCTTTCCTGCAGTTTCCCAGCTACAGCACACACTGTCTACTGAGTAAAGCTGCTGCAGCTGGAAAAGACGTGGCACTGGATCCAGCTGTTGTATCCACTTTCAAGGAAAATGTTGGCAGTAACGGAGACAAAGAGCTCAAGTGCAGATTCATCAAGCAGTCAGGGTTGATTTGGGAAGTCAGCCTTGAGGATTGTGACATTAGTATTACAAGCAAAAAAGCTCCCAGAGATTCAACTGCCTTTTCACAGAAATCTAAGCAAGAGGATGAAAAGTCTGGCCAGGGCTTCTCCTCAAGAGAGGCACCATCTAAGGTCTCAAAAATAAATGCCCTGCCTCTGCGTTATCACAGATTGTGCTTGTCTAAAGGAGAAAAGTTAGCTGCTTATGTCACAGCCGTAAACGGGCCCTGGTCCTTTTGGTGTCAGTCTGCTGACACTAATGAACTTGATAAGATAACAGAAGGTGTCTCAGAAATAGGGAGTGCAGTACAGGATATACCTTTTGATACAAATTCACTCTTTCCTGGTAGTCCATGTTTAGCtctttttgcagatgatggggAGTGGTATCGTGCTGAGGTCATTGGAAAAGATGGAGAAATGCTATCTGTTCTTTTTGTGGACTATGGAAATGAGTCTCAGGTCTGTACTGAGAATGTTAGGGAAATACCAGCTGTACTGGTTGAAACCTCTCCCCAGGCATTTTTATGCGAACTTGAAGGGTTTGATGCATCACTTGGCCTCTGGAATGATGGCGCCACAGATGAGATATCGAGACTCCTGATGGATAAGCTGTTGCAGCTAACGATTCAAAGAATATCAAGAAATGAAGAGGGTGAGACAAAGTACTTTGTTAAGGAAGAATGTGAAGGCCAACTATTAAATGACATCCTAAAAGCATACTATGAGGCCTCCCAAACAGAAATCAAACCTGACACCACTGGAGTGTTAATATCAACATCTTCATGTGATTCAACCTTAAAAGAAGAAGCAGTGCCTCTGCAGCCTTTACCAAAGAATCCTGAAAATCCCATATACCGAGAAGTAGATGGTTCTTTGGCTTTCATTGAGGCTGAGAAAGGTCATGGAGAAGAGCAGCAAGCTTGTTTCAAGCAGCATGGCGAGTCAGTTGTCTTTAGTGCTATAGATGAAGCCTCTGCACTGACGGGTGTAGCTGTTAGTACAGAGGCAGTGAAGAATAGCTATGAATCGAATGGATCTGTCCAGTCTGAGTCTTTTGCTGATGAACAACTTGAAGAGAGAG ACAAGAATCCCGAAGAAGCTCTTGCTCCAAGTATGAACCGAACTCAGAAAACATCTGAAAAGCTCTTTCCGTTATCTGAAGCTATGCCTGACAGTGCAGAATTTATTACTACCACTTCagacaaatatgtggataaagaATTCAAATCTGTTATTACCAAGATGGAGGTTCATTCTGAAGACTTGGCTACAGTCATCGAGGACAAGTCTGACCTCACCCCAGAAGCTT ATGACCCTACTGAACAGGAAGCGGAGACTGGGGTAGCCGCCATTCAGGAGAAAGCTCTAAGCATGCCCAAACATAAG GATGATGAGCCTGAAGATGTGACCAGCCTTACTGAAAAGGCATGCTCTGCAGAAGTCTGCATTG ACCCCATGATTGAAGCTGAATTGGTGATCAGTGAGCAGCCTGTGCACACAGCCCCCAGTCAgaatatg